A region from the Corallococcus caeni genome encodes:
- a CDS encoding type I polyketide synthase encodes MSASLDLMEEEDRSAHLAVVGLACRLPGAANAAEFWSNLAGGVESITFFGPDGRPCAEPPTDRAVGEAVPAFGLVADAEMFDAAAFGISPQEALMLDPQHRVFLECAREALEDAGYDPARYRGAIGVFAGGSETDYLSTLRARRDLLAGASDWQLRLATGVDFLTSRVAYKLGLRGPAVTVQTACSTSLVAIHLAAQALLAGDCDIALAGGASVHVPPRFGHYSEGGPLSPDGRCRAFDARAQGTVGSNGAGIVVLKRLADALEDGDCIRAVLRGTAVNNDAAGKIGFTAPSVEGQSRVIETALHASGVEPASISYLEAHGTGTRLGDPIEVAALTKAFGAREGPPCWLGSVKTNIGHTDAAAGVAGFIKTVLALEHRKLPPSLNFQQPNPEIDFEHGPFRVNTALRDWDTGGRPRRAGVSSLGIGGTNAHAVLEEAPTLPGSERSRSPQLLVLSAYGPAALTRAVDRLGGHLRTHPEVDLGDVAWTLQVGRGAHRHRAFAVGQDTADALRALTEQEDSSRQESGERQVVFMFPGHGGQHVGMGRELYGSQPAFREAVDACRAHLTPLLGFDLGTVLHPDPTDTAALEQASARMGEFVTGQLSVFVIEYAVARLWKRWGVQPAAVVGHSLGAYAAATVAEVFRLEDALRLVLERSRILASLPSGAMLAVPLPESELVPLLQGGLALAAVNGPAQCAVSGPVAEIEALQAGLAARGVESRLLRIPGAGHSPLVEPSLAAFTACVQHVERRPPRLPWISDRTGVAMTAEEAVDPAYWAAHLRHTVRFGDALNTLFAGPASIFLEVGPGRTLATLARQHPQAGAHLTVATLPHPADNTSDAISALTAAGRLWSAGVPLSWQGLHGGARRRRVPLPTYPFERQRYLVEAPGTTAMVTNPTVAIAMDAAPSGVPMRADAESMGSHEAAELPEDEVGRRIATAFAAVLGLARVGLHDNFFALGGDSLMAAQLIARLRPHVAVPLKVKAIFRAPTVARLTRFIAESSQA; translated from the coding sequence ATGAGCGCGTCCCTCGACCTGATGGAGGAAGAGGATCGCTCGGCGCACCTCGCGGTGGTGGGCCTGGCGTGCCGGCTCCCCGGTGCGGCCAACGCGGCGGAGTTCTGGTCCAACCTCGCCGGCGGCGTCGAGTCCATCACCTTCTTCGGTCCGGACGGACGGCCCTGTGCCGAACCTCCCACCGATCGCGCTGTCGGCGAGGCGGTACCCGCCTTCGGTCTGGTCGCGGACGCAGAGATGTTCGATGCGGCGGCCTTCGGCATCTCGCCGCAGGAAGCCCTGATGCTGGATCCGCAGCACCGGGTGTTCCTGGAGTGCGCGCGGGAGGCGCTGGAGGACGCCGGGTATGATCCGGCTCGATACCGGGGCGCCATCGGCGTCTTCGCGGGCGGGAGCGAGACGGACTACCTGTCCACGCTGCGTGCCCGGAGGGACCTGCTGGCGGGTGCCAGTGACTGGCAGCTCCGGCTGGCCACGGGCGTGGACTTCCTCACCAGCCGCGTGGCCTACAAGCTGGGGCTTCGTGGGCCCGCTGTCACCGTGCAGACCGCGTGCTCCACGTCCCTGGTCGCCATCCACCTGGCGGCGCAGGCGCTGCTCGCGGGCGACTGTGACATCGCGCTCGCGGGCGGCGCATCCGTGCACGTGCCGCCCCGGTTCGGTCACTACAGCGAGGGCGGGCCCCTGTCCCCGGATGGCCGCTGCCGCGCGTTCGACGCTCGGGCGCAGGGCACGGTGGGCAGCAATGGCGCGGGCATCGTGGTGCTCAAGCGGCTCGCGGATGCGTTGGAGGATGGGGACTGCATCCGTGCCGTCCTCCGGGGCACCGCCGTCAACAACGACGCCGCGGGGAAGATCGGCTTCACCGCGCCGAGCGTGGAGGGGCAGTCCCGCGTCATCGAGACCGCCCTGCATGCCTCGGGGGTGGAGCCCGCGAGCATCAGCTATCTCGAAGCGCATGGCACCGGCACGCGGCTGGGAGATCCCATCGAGGTCGCCGCGCTGACGAAGGCGTTCGGTGCTCGTGAGGGGCCGCCCTGCTGGCTGGGGTCGGTGAAGACGAACATCGGCCACACGGATGCGGCGGCGGGCGTGGCGGGCTTCATCAAGACGGTGCTCGCGCTGGAGCACCGGAAGCTGCCGCCCAGCCTGAACTTCCAACAGCCCAACCCGGAGATCGACTTCGAGCACGGTCCCTTCCGCGTGAACACGGCGCTGCGGGACTGGGACACCGGCGGTCGTCCCCGACGCGCGGGTGTCAGCTCGCTGGGCATTGGCGGCACCAACGCGCACGCCGTGCTGGAAGAGGCACCCACCCTGCCCGGCTCAGAGCGTTCGCGCTCCCCGCAGTTGCTGGTGCTGTCAGCCTACGGCCCCGCGGCGTTGACCCGTGCCGTGGACCGATTGGGCGGGCACCTGCGTACGCATCCGGAGGTGGACCTGGGGGACGTCGCCTGGACGCTCCAGGTGGGACGCGGCGCGCACAGGCACCGCGCGTTCGCCGTGGGCCAGGACACCGCCGATGCTCTGCGTGCACTGACGGAACAGGAGGACTCATCCAGGCAGGAGTCCGGTGAGCGTCAGGTGGTGTTCATGTTCCCCGGGCACGGTGGGCAGCACGTGGGCATGGGCCGGGAGCTGTACGGCTCGCAGCCGGCGTTCCGTGAAGCCGTGGACGCGTGCCGTGCGCACCTGACGCCGCTCCTCGGGTTCGACCTGGGGACGGTGCTCCATCCAGATCCCACCGACACCGCCGCGCTGGAGCAGGCCAGCGCGCGGATGGGCGAGTTCGTCACCGGCCAGCTCTCCGTCTTCGTCATCGAGTACGCGGTGGCGCGGCTGTGGAAGCGCTGGGGCGTGCAGCCCGCCGCGGTGGTGGGACACAGCCTGGGGGCCTATGCGGCGGCCACGGTGGCAGAGGTCTTCCGGCTGGAGGACGCGCTGCGGTTGGTGCTGGAGCGCTCGCGCATCCTCGCGAGCCTGCCCTCGGGCGCGATGCTGGCCGTGCCGTTGCCCGAGTCGGAGCTGGTGCCCCTGCTTCAGGGTGGCCTCGCGCTGGCGGCCGTGAACGGGCCCGCGCAGTGCGCGGTGTCCGGTCCGGTGGCGGAGATCGAAGCGCTCCAGGCCGGGCTGGCGGCGCGCGGTGTGGAGTCGAGGCTGCTGCGCATTCCAGGCGCGGGACATTCACCGCTCGTCGAGCCGTCGCTGGCCGCGTTCACGGCCTGCGTCCAACACGTCGAGCGGCGTCCGCCGCGGCTCCCGTGGATCTCCGATCGCACCGGCGTGGCCATGACGGCGGAGGAGGCCGTGGACCCGGCGTACTGGGCCGCGCACCTGCGCCACACCGTGCGCTTTGGCGACGCGCTGAACACGTTGTTCGCCGGCCCGGCCAGCATCTTCCTGGAGGTCGGGCCCGGACGAACGCTGGCGACGCTGGCACGTCAGCACCCGCAAGCGGGGGCACACCTCACGGTGGCCACCCTCCCCCATCCCGCGGACAACACGTCCGACGCGATCAGCGCGCTCACCGCCGCCGGACGTCTGTGGAGCGCGGGCGTCCCGCTCTCCTGGCAGGGCCTGCACGGGGGCGCACGCCGCCGCCGGGTGCCGCTGCCCACGTACCCGTTCGAACGGCAGCGCTACCTCGTCGAAGCGCCAGGCACGACCGCGATGGTGACGAATCCCACGGTCGCCATCGCCATGGACGCGGCGCCTTCAGGTGTGCCCATGCGCGCCGACGCTGAATCCATGGGGAGCCACGAAGCGGCGGAGTTGCCCGAGGACGAAGTCGGGCGCCGGATCGCTACCGCCTTCGCGGCGGTCCTGGGGCTGGCCCGGGTGGGGCTCCACGACAACTTCTTCGCGCTGGGAGGCGACTCGTTGATGGCGGCGCAGCTCATCGCTCGGCTGCGTCCGCATGTCGCCGTACCGCTCAAAGTGAAGGCCATCTTCCGCGCGCCCACCGTGGCCAGGCTGACCCGCTTCATCGCGGAGTCTTCTCAGGCATGA
- a CDS encoding amino acid adenylation domain-containing protein, translating to MLPPVHQLVERRANELSSQLAVASRARSLTHAALNTHANRLAHALMARGAGPDVLVGVCLPRSVELVASVLGVLKAGATWLPLDPAAPPERLRSMSVSAGARFVIGAGPAVERLAADGIQVLTPAALALESFPDVNPGVPVHPDHLAYVIHTSGSTGLPKGVMISHRALSAFTEYHCDTFGLSPADRIGVVASPGFDALVMALLPSLASGARLELPPDEETRLSPQKLQDWLLARDITCVFLPTPLAERVLPLPWPESCPLRWVLTGGDRLHLRPRPGLPFQLVNGYGPAECTIYSTSGVVPPSDEAPDERLPSIGRPIDGVEVHVLGPELRPVAEGETGELFIGGPGLARGYVGTPDLTADRFIPDPFSRFGGERLYRTGDLGRRLPDGSLEFHGRSDRQVKVRGIRIEPAEITAALLTHPHVGAAHVMARSTTDAEGQDVSFVAWFAPKDARAVPGTEQLREHLRAWLPEAMLPRTFIVVDALPLGPTGKVDVRALPTPEAHATRSSAYVAPRTELEHGLARVWQEELRLDAIGVEDDFFELGGHSLLATRITARVEDVMGLPLSLTELFAHRRISQLATVLESRRAVPAKAALPPVVRVADPARAPLSVQQEQVWFLQKLSPGSISYQAQTTLRVLGGLDLAVLERALTEVTRRHELLRTTYEEVDGRPWQRVLPVTPVQVPLIDLSALPLDEREHRREEALRQELRRPLSLFEPPLARWTLVRLTPDDHELVLVEHHVVHDGVSFSVLMRELDALYNAYLRGEPSPLSELPVQYRDFASWQREALEGPAMKAQLDFWRKRLAGAPEVLPLRTDHPRPRVQTFNGDLLRLELPPALPGALRAFCQSEGVTLFNTLFAAFATLLHRYTGEQDLCIGSAFAARAGVRNIENVIGMFVNAVVLRCDVSGAPSFRELVRQVRDLTVEAAEHQTYPFLKLIEALGVKRDPSRNPLVQAMFSFHDSAVRSPRLGEASCTIFERGNGSSKVDLDVVAIPHAGRHLGDKERGDARISLIWEYNRDLFDRSTMERMSAHFLRLLEAAVASPGTSVSRLPMLSDAERQVLLGDGSATSVSAEAPVHQQVLEQALRTPDAVAVCDEAGTVTYAELVRRATLLAEHLHEHGAGAESVVGVCTPRGADLVTAELGVMLSGAAFLPLDPEHPVERIALILADAGVRQVITTSPLAERLPATLERMRIEDFRGPGTPRGGLPPEVRPGQWAYVMYTSGSTGVPKGVVVEHGALAHLVGWHRRAFGLNANSRTTLLYSPAFDPSVAEVWPALTAGATLHVPGQDVRLSPERLQAWLLSERITFTDLPTALAERLLALPWPAACELRTVLAGGDRLHARPVLGLPWRLFNQYGPTETTVTATSGEVLPAGPDTARPAIGQPLDGAKVHVLDAKPQPVPMGVAGELPDIGQPIDGASAYVLDADLQPVPPGVAGELYVGGACVARGYLNRADLTAASFVPDPYSAQPGARMYRTGDRVLCRPDGTLEFLGRMDAQLKIRGFRVEPAEVAVRLRTHPGLSEAHVRAWSPSGGAPQLVGYLVPRVGQAVPSPARLREHLSRELPAYMIPSAYVELKALPLTHGGKVDERALPDPTPGTQAPQVPLANEQERRIAGIWCETLRLERVGAEDNFFDLGGHSLLLAQVQHLLKQRMGHDVPMVTLFEFPTVRALAGHLQGRDDGGEAAAAQEQRQEQRRNGRARLLGRQGRLTSDRSREDVE from the coding sequence TTGCTGCCCCCCGTCCACCAGCTCGTCGAGCGACGAGCGAACGAACTTTCCTCCCAGCTCGCCGTCGCTTCCCGGGCCCGCTCCCTCACCCATGCCGCGCTGAACACACACGCGAACCGGCTGGCCCATGCGCTGATGGCTCGGGGCGCTGGACCGGACGTCCTCGTCGGCGTGTGCCTTCCTCGCAGCGTGGAGCTGGTGGCGTCCGTCCTCGGGGTCCTCAAGGCCGGAGCCACCTGGCTTCCGCTGGACCCGGCCGCCCCTCCGGAACGCCTGCGCTCCATGTCCGTCTCGGCGGGGGCCCGGTTCGTCATCGGCGCGGGACCGGCCGTGGAGCGGCTCGCGGCGGACGGCATCCAGGTCCTGACTCCGGCGGCCCTTGCGCTGGAGTCGTTCCCGGACGTGAACCCGGGCGTCCCCGTCCATCCGGATCATCTCGCGTACGTGATCCACACCTCGGGCTCCACCGGGTTGCCCAAGGGCGTGATGATCAGCCACCGGGCCCTGTCCGCCTTCACCGAGTACCACTGCGACACGTTCGGTCTCTCGCCAGCGGATCGCATCGGCGTGGTTGCCTCGCCGGGCTTCGACGCGTTGGTCATGGCCCTCCTGCCGTCGCTGGCCTCGGGCGCCCGCCTGGAGCTGCCTCCCGACGAGGAGACCCGCCTGTCGCCCCAGAAGCTTCAGGACTGGCTGCTGGCCCGGGACATCACCTGCGTCTTCCTGCCCACGCCCCTTGCCGAGCGCGTCCTCCCCCTGCCCTGGCCCGAGTCCTGCCCCCTGCGCTGGGTGCTCACCGGCGGTGACCGGCTGCACCTGCGCCCCAGGCCTGGACTGCCGTTCCAGCTCGTGAACGGCTACGGCCCCGCCGAGTGCACCATCTACAGCACGTCCGGCGTCGTCCCTCCCAGCGACGAGGCGCCCGACGAACGGCTGCCTTCCATCGGGCGGCCCATCGATGGCGTGGAGGTCCACGTCCTGGGTCCAGAGCTGCGGCCCGTGGCGGAGGGCGAGACGGGAGAGCTGTTCATCGGCGGACCGGGGTTGGCTCGCGGCTACGTGGGCACTCCGGACCTGACCGCCGACCGCTTCATTCCGGATCCGTTCTCCCGCTTCGGCGGTGAGCGGCTGTATCGCACGGGGGACCTGGGCCGCCGGTTGCCGGATGGCTCGCTGGAGTTCCACGGCCGTTCCGACCGTCAGGTGAAGGTCCGCGGCATCCGCATCGAGCCCGCGGAGATCACCGCCGCACTGCTGACCCATCCGCACGTCGGGGCCGCGCACGTCATGGCGCGGAGCACCACTGATGCCGAGGGCCAGGACGTCTCCTTCGTGGCCTGGTTCGCGCCGAAGGACGCGCGGGCCGTTCCCGGGACGGAGCAGCTCCGCGAGCACCTCCGGGCATGGCTCCCCGAAGCCATGCTGCCCCGGACCTTCATCGTCGTGGACGCCCTTCCCCTGGGCCCCACCGGCAAGGTCGACGTGCGGGCGCTCCCCACGCCTGAAGCCCACGCGACCCGAAGCAGCGCCTACGTCGCGCCCCGCACGGAGCTGGAGCACGGGCTCGCGCGGGTGTGGCAGGAGGAGCTGCGCCTGGATGCAATCGGCGTCGAGGACGACTTCTTCGAACTGGGCGGACACTCCCTGTTGGCCACGCGGATCACCGCTCGGGTCGAGGACGTGATGGGCCTCCCGCTGTCGCTGACGGAGCTCTTCGCCCACCGCCGCATCTCCCAGCTGGCGACGGTGCTGGAGTCGCGCCGGGCTGTCCCCGCGAAGGCCGCGTTGCCGCCCGTGGTCCGCGTCGCCGACCCCGCTCGGGCACCGCTGTCCGTGCAACAGGAACAGGTCTGGTTCCTCCAGAAGCTGTCCCCCGGAAGCATCTCCTACCAGGCGCAGACGACCCTCCGTGTGCTTGGCGGTCTGGACCTGGCGGTGCTCGAACGCGCGTTGACGGAAGTCACCCGGCGCCACGAACTGCTGCGCACGACCTACGAAGAAGTCGACGGCCGGCCATGGCAGCGCGTCCTTCCCGTGACGCCGGTACAGGTCCCGCTGATCGACCTGTCCGCGCTGCCCTTGGATGAACGCGAGCACCGGCGTGAAGAGGCCCTGCGCCAGGAGCTGCGCCGACCGCTGTCGCTCTTCGAGCCGCCGCTCGCGCGCTGGACCCTCGTCCGCCTGACTCCGGATGATCACGAGCTGGTCCTCGTGGAGCACCACGTCGTCCACGATGGCGTGTCCTTCTCCGTGCTGATGCGGGAGCTGGACGCGCTCTACAACGCGTATCTGCGGGGCGAGCCATCGCCGCTGTCGGAGCTTCCGGTGCAGTACCGCGACTTCGCGTCGTGGCAGCGCGAGGCGCTCGAAGGCCCGGCCATGAAGGCCCAGCTCGACTTCTGGCGGAAGCGGCTGGCCGGTGCTCCCGAGGTGCTTCCGCTGCGCACCGACCATCCGCGCCCCCGCGTGCAGACCTTCAACGGCGACCTGCTCCGGTTGGAGCTGCCGCCCGCCCTGCCCGGCGCCCTGCGCGCGTTCTGCCAGTCAGAGGGCGTCACCCTCTTCAACACCCTCTTCGCCGCCTTCGCCACGCTGCTGCATCGCTACACCGGGGAGCAGGACCTGTGCATCGGCTCGGCGTTCGCGGCCCGGGCGGGTGTCCGGAACATCGAGAACGTCATCGGCATGTTCGTCAACGCCGTCGTCCTGCGGTGTGACGTCTCCGGCGCGCCGTCGTTCCGGGAGCTGGTCCGCCAGGTGCGGGACCTCACCGTGGAAGCGGCGGAGCACCAGACGTATCCGTTCCTCAAGCTGATTGAAGCCCTGGGCGTGAAGCGCGACCCCAGCCGGAACCCGCTCGTGCAGGCCATGTTCAGCTTCCACGATTCCGCCGTGCGAAGTCCCCGGCTGGGTGAGGCCTCGTGCACCATCTTCGAGCGCGGCAATGGATCCTCGAAGGTGGACCTGGACGTCGTCGCCATTCCGCACGCGGGCCGGCACCTGGGGGACAAGGAGCGCGGCGACGCGCGCATCTCGCTCATCTGGGAGTACAACCGGGACCTCTTCGACCGCTCGACGATGGAGCGGATGTCCGCGCACTTCCTCCGATTGCTCGAGGCCGCGGTGGCCAGTCCCGGCACCTCGGTGTCGCGCCTGCCGATGCTCTCGGACGCGGAGCGGCAGGTCCTCCTGGGCGACGGCTCCGCGACCTCCGTCAGCGCGGAGGCCCCCGTGCATCAGCAGGTCCTGGAGCAGGCCCTGCGGACTCCCGACGCGGTGGCCGTCTGCGACGAGGCAGGCACTGTCACCTACGCGGAGTTGGTCCGGCGCGCGACGCTGCTCGCCGAGCATCTCCACGAGCACGGAGCGGGCGCGGAGTCGGTCGTCGGCGTCTGCACGCCACGCGGTGCGGACCTCGTCACGGCCGAGCTGGGCGTGATGCTGTCCGGTGCCGCCTTCCTTCCGCTGGATCCCGAGCACCCAGTCGAACGGATCGCGCTCATCCTCGCGGATGCCGGTGTCCGGCAGGTGATCACCACCAGCCCCCTCGCGGAGCGGCTTCCCGCAACGCTGGAGCGCATGCGCATCGAGGACTTCCGTGGCCCGGGTACGCCTCGGGGTGGCCTGCCCCCGGAGGTGCGGCCCGGTCAGTGGGCCTATGTCATGTACACCTCCGGCTCCACAGGCGTCCCCAAGGGTGTGGTCGTGGAGCATGGCGCGCTGGCCCACCTCGTTGGCTGGCATCGGCGCGCGTTCGGGTTGAATGCGAACAGCCGAACCACGCTGCTCTACTCGCCCGCGTTCGATCCGTCCGTCGCGGAGGTCTGGCCCGCGCTCACCGCGGGCGCGACGTTGCACGTACCGGGGCAGGACGTGCGCCTGTCGCCGGAGCGGCTTCAGGCCTGGCTGCTCTCCGAACGGATCACCTTCACGGACCTGCCTACCGCGCTCGCTGAACGCCTGCTGGCCCTGCCATGGCCCGCCGCGTGTGAACTGCGCACGGTGCTCGCGGGCGGAGACCGGCTCCATGCGCGGCCGGTGCTCGGACTCCCGTGGCGGTTGTTCAACCAGTACGGCCCGACCGAGACCACGGTGACGGCCACCTCGGGCGAGGTGCTGCCGGCGGGTCCAGATACAGCACGGCCCGCTATCGGCCAGCCCCTTGATGGCGCAAAGGTCCATGTCCTGGATGCGAAGCCGCAGCCGGTGCCCATGGGTGTCGCGGGAGAACTGCCCGACATTGGCCAGCCCATCGACGGGGCCTCGGCCTATGTCCTGGATGCGGACCTGCAGCCGGTCCCTCCAGGTGTCGCGGGAGAGCTGTACGTCGGCGGTGCCTGCGTGGCGCGCGGCTACCTGAACCGTGCGGACCTCACGGCCGCGAGCTTCGTCCCCGACCCTTACTCGGCACAGCCGGGCGCACGCATGTACCGCACGGGCGACCGGGTCCTGTGCCGGCCGGATGGGACGCTCGAGTTCCTGGGCCGCATGGACGCGCAGCTCAAGATCCGTGGCTTCCGCGTGGAGCCCGCGGAGGTCGCCGTGCGGCTGCGCACGCACCCGGGACTCTCGGAGGCGCACGTTCGCGCGTGGAGCCCTTCTGGGGGAGCACCGCAGTTGGTCGGCTACCTCGTGCCTCGTGTCGGGCAGGCCGTGCCCTCACCGGCGCGGCTGCGTGAGCACCTCTCCCGCGAGCTGCCGGCGTACATGATCCCGTCCGCCTACGTGGAGCTGAAGGCGCTGCCGCTCACCCACGGCGGCAAGGTGGATGAGCGGGCGCTGCCAGACCCCACGCCCGGAACCCAGGCGCCCCAGGTCCCGCTCGCGAACGAACAGGAGCGGCGGATCGCTGGCATCTGGTGCGAGACGCTGCGCCTGGAGCGGGTGGGCGCGGAGGACAACTTCTTCGACCTCGGGGGCCACTCGCTGTTGCTGGCCCAGGTGCAGCACCTCCTGAAGCAGCGCATGGGCCACGACGTGCCCATGGTGACGCTGTTCGAGTTCCCCACCGTCCGAGCGCTCGCGGGACATCTCCAGGGCCGGGACGACGGAGGCGAGGCCGCGGCCGCGCAGGAACAGCGCCAGGAGCAACGGCGCAATGGACGTGCGCGCCTGCTGGGCCGTCAGGGCCGGCTGACGTCGGACCGCTCCCGGGAGGACGTGGAATGA
- the chrA gene encoding chromate efflux transporter, translating to MDSTHSHDVARGSLGEVAWVFLRLGLTAFGGPAAHIAMMEDELVRRRRWLPREDFLDLLGATNLIPGPNSTELAIHLGHRRAGWPGLLVAGVCFIVPAMLLTLAAAWAYVRFGTLPQAGALLYGVKPVILAVVLQALWSLGKTALTTRPRVAVAIGAAVASALGANELLILALAGGCLAAWSHLRASPASRSALTLTPFALNGVTAMAATAATPFSLGGLFLFFLKVGSVLFGSGYVLLAFLRADLVERWGWLTEAQLLDAVAVGQFTPGPVFTTATFIGYLVGGTPGAGLATLGIFLPAFVFVALSGPLIPRLRRSRTAGAVLDGVNAASLALMAVVTWQLGRAALVDGWTVALAGLGALLLLRWRVNSAWLVLGGAAVGLLLAL from the coding sequence ATGGACTCAACGCATTCCCACGACGTCGCCCGGGGCTCGCTTGGCGAAGTCGCATGGGTCTTCCTCCGGCTGGGGCTGACCGCCTTCGGGGGCCCTGCCGCGCACATCGCGATGATGGAAGACGAGCTCGTGCGGCGGCGCCGGTGGCTGCCCCGTGAGGACTTCCTTGACCTGCTGGGCGCCACCAACCTCATCCCGGGCCCGAACTCCACCGAGCTGGCCATCCACCTCGGCCATCGGCGTGCTGGCTGGCCCGGGCTGCTGGTGGCCGGCGTGTGCTTCATCGTCCCGGCGATGCTCCTCACGCTGGCGGCTGCCTGGGCCTACGTGCGCTTTGGCACCCTGCCGCAAGCCGGCGCCCTCCTGTATGGCGTCAAACCCGTCATCCTGGCCGTGGTGCTCCAGGCCCTGTGGAGCCTTGGCAAGACGGCCCTGACGACGCGTCCCCGGGTCGCCGTGGCCATCGGCGCGGCCGTCGCAAGCGCCCTTGGCGCCAACGAACTGCTCATCCTGGCCCTGGCCGGTGGTTGCCTGGCGGCCTGGAGCCATCTCCGGGCGTCCCCTGCGTCCAGATCGGCGCTCACCCTGACGCCGTTCGCCCTCAACGGCGTCACCGCCATGGCGGCCACGGCCGCCACGCCGTTCAGCCTGGGCGGCCTCTTCCTGTTCTTCCTCAAGGTCGGCAGCGTCCTGTTCGGCAGTGGCTACGTCCTGCTGGCCTTCCTGCGGGCGGACCTCGTCGAACGCTGGGGCTGGCTCACCGAGGCCCAGCTCCTGGACGCGGTGGCCGTGGGCCAGTTCACGCCGGGCCCTGTCTTCACCACCGCGACGTTCATTGGCTACCTGGTGGGCGGTACGCCCGGCGCGGGGCTCGCCACGCTGGGCATCTTCCTGCCCGCGTTTGTCTTCGTGGCGCTCAGCGGCCCTCTGATTCCCAGGCTTCGCCGGTCCCGGACCGCGGGCGCGGTGCTCGACGGCGTCAACGCGGCCTCGCTGGCCCTCATGGCCGTGGTGACGTGGCAACTGGGACGCGCGGCCCTGGTGGATGGATGGACGGTGGCCCTCGCCGGACTTGGAGCGCTGTTGCTCCTGCGCTGGCGGGTCAACTCGGCCTGGCTGGTACTGGGCGGTGCCGCCGTCGGGCTGCTGCTGGCCCTGTGA
- a CDS encoding DUF3014 domain-containing protein: MSDPNFVNPGPGGVPPPPEAEPPKAPSRGKVLGILIALMVVGVAASYFGLRRQSEQPPVVTAPPVVDAGMAEAPPEVSLPESDGRIRDLVGKLSVDPELARWLQERDLARRFTASVSNIADGESPRASLLFMAPVGAFQVGAAGADGRSEIAPLSYARYDLVARVLGSLDASGAAMVYRELKPLIDQAYREIAPPDQGFETAFGRAIQHLLAVPVPKGPVEVMPKGALYVYASPELEGLSKAQKHLLRMGPGNMRLIQAKLRELRTALNLPTPAPATPEPLPDQAPGQSEAQE, from the coding sequence ATGAGTGATCCGAACTTCGTGAACCCAGGCCCTGGAGGAGTCCCACCGCCGCCGGAGGCCGAGCCGCCCAAGGCGCCGTCGCGGGGCAAGGTGCTGGGCATCCTGATCGCGCTGATGGTCGTGGGCGTGGCGGCCTCGTACTTCGGCCTGAGGCGCCAGAGCGAGCAGCCGCCCGTGGTGACGGCGCCCCCGGTGGTGGACGCGGGCATGGCGGAGGCACCCCCGGAGGTGTCGTTGCCGGAGAGCGACGGGCGGATCCGCGACCTGGTGGGCAAGCTGTCGGTGGATCCGGAGCTGGCGCGGTGGCTCCAGGAGCGCGACCTGGCGCGCCGGTTCACCGCGTCCGTGAGCAACATCGCCGACGGCGAGAGCCCCCGGGCCTCGCTGTTGTTCATGGCGCCCGTGGGGGCGTTCCAGGTGGGCGCGGCCGGGGCGGACGGGCGCTCGGAGATCGCGCCGCTGAGCTACGCGCGCTACGACCTGGTGGCCCGGGTGCTGGGCTCGCTGGACGCGTCCGGCGCGGCGATGGTGTACCGGGAGCTGAAGCCGCTCATCGACCAGGCGTACCGGGAGATCGCGCCGCCGGATCAGGGCTTCGAGACGGCCTTCGGCCGGGCCATCCAGCATCTGCTGGCGGTGCCGGTGCCGAAGGGGCCGGTGGAGGTGATGCCCAAGGGCGCGCTGTATGTCTACGCGTCGCCGGAGCTGGAGGGGCTGAGCAAGGCCCAGAAGCACCTGCTGCGGATGGGCCCGGGGAACATGCGGCTCATCCAGGCGAAGCTGCGGGAGCTCCGCACGGCGCTGAACCTGCCGACCCCGGCGCCGGCCACGCCCGAACCGCTGCCGGATCAGGCGCCGGGGCAGTCCGAAGCCCAGGAATGA
- a CDS encoding ribonuclease H-like domain-containing protein → MLLHTFQHIPGVGPWREKDLWSKGIRTWDDFPDGGIVISRKADTVARQRIAEAREALARKDLKELARLVPPREHWRLFPEFQDDAVYFDIETDGSQTQVPTVVSLFDAAGLHVFIQGRNMDALPEAMATRRLWVTFNGSCFDVPVLKEYFGAKNFPVPEAHIDLRFVTRRLGMGGGLKEIEDKLGVGRPPHLKGVNGYDAVLLWRAYLRRGDVEALRYLVEYNLYDSFQLRSLMDLAYNKGADDLNLDVPRLKVFERGDLLYDVSRLLLELGPTERDLDTLARVRAMEQDS, encoded by the coding sequence ACGTTCCAGCACATCCCCGGCGTGGGGCCGTGGCGCGAGAAGGACCTGTGGTCCAAGGGCATCCGGACCTGGGATGACTTCCCGGACGGCGGCATCGTCATCAGCCGCAAGGCGGACACGGTGGCCCGCCAGCGCATCGCGGAGGCGCGCGAGGCCCTGGCCCGCAAGGACCTGAAGGAGCTGGCCCGCCTGGTGCCGCCGCGCGAGCACTGGCGCCTGTTCCCGGAGTTCCAGGACGACGCCGTCTACTTCGACATCGAGACGGACGGCAGCCAGACGCAGGTGCCCACCGTGGTGAGCCTGTTCGACGCCGCGGGGCTGCACGTCTTCATCCAGGGCCGGAACATGGACGCGCTGCCGGAGGCGATGGCGACGCGGCGGCTGTGGGTGACGTTCAACGGCTCGTGCTTCGACGTGCCGGTGCTGAAGGAGTACTTCGGCGCGAAGAACTTCCCGGTGCCGGAGGCGCACATCGACCTGCGCTTCGTCACGCGGCGGCTGGGGATGGGCGGCGGGCTGAAGGAGATTGAAGACAAGCTGGGCGTGGGCCGGCCGCCGCACCTGAAGGGCGTCAACGGCTACGACGCGGTGCTGCTGTGGCGCGCGTACCTGCGGCGCGGCGACGTGGAGGCCCTGCGCTACCTGGTGGAGTACAACCTCTACGACTCGTTCCAGCTCCGGTCGCTGATGGACCTCGCGTACAACAAGGGCGCGGACGACCTGAACCTGGACGTCCCCCGGCTGAAGGTCTTCGAGCGCGGGGACCTGCTCTACGACGTGAGCCGGCTGCTCTTGGAGCTGGGCCCCACCGAACGCGACCTGGACACGCTCGCGCGCGTGCGGGCCATGGAGCAGGATTCCTGA